One part of the Brevundimonas subvibrioides ATCC 15264 genome encodes these proteins:
- the motA gene encoding flagellar motor stator protein MotA: protein MFQIIGLVLLFGMVFGSYAISGGKFDVITHAAPHELMAIGGAAVAAFLISNSIGVVKSSLGGIGKAFAGPKWKKQDYKDLLSLLFALTKTMKSKGVIALESHIEKPGESTIFQKYPKVLKDHFATDFICDTLRMMTMNLEDPHQIEDAMEKQLEKHHHEAAAAPHALQGMADALPALGIVAAVLGVIKTMGSITEPPEVLGGMIGGALVGTFMGVFLAYGIVGPLAARLQAIVDEEAAFYKIIQSVLVAHLHGNAAQISVEIGRGDIPSSAQPSFLEMEESLSAAPAEA, encoded by the coding sequence ATGTTTCAGATCATCGGCCTGGTTCTGCTGTTCGGCATGGTGTTCGGCAGCTACGCGATCTCGGGCGGCAAGTTCGACGTCATCACCCATGCCGCGCCGCATGAGCTGATGGCGATCGGCGGCGCGGCCGTCGCCGCCTTCCTGATCTCGAACTCGATCGGCGTGGTGAAGTCCTCGCTCGGCGGCATCGGCAAGGCCTTCGCCGGACCCAAGTGGAAGAAGCAGGACTACAAGGACCTGCTCTCGCTGCTGTTCGCCCTGACCAAGACCATGAAGTCCAAGGGCGTCATCGCCCTGGAAAGCCACATCGAAAAGCCCGGCGAGAGCACCATCTTCCAGAAATACCCCAAGGTGCTGAAGGACCATTTCGCCACCGACTTCATCTGCGACACCCTGCGGATGATGACGATGAACCTGGAGGATCCTCACCAGATCGAGGACGCCATGGAAAAGCAGCTGGAAAAGCACCACCACGAAGCCGCCGCGGCCCCCCATGCCCTGCAGGGCATGGCCGACGCCCTGCCCGCCCTGGGCATCGTCGCGGCCGTGCTCGGCGTCATCAAGACCATGGGTTCGATCACCGAACCGCCGGAAGTTCTCGGCGGGATGATCGGCGGCGCCCTGGTGGGCACGTTCATGGGCGTGTTCCTGGCCTATGGCATCGTCGGTCCGCTGGCGGCGCGCCTGCAGGCGATCGTCGACGAGGAGGCCGCCTTCTACAAGATCATCCAGTCGGTCCTGGTCGCCCACCTGCACGGCAATGCGGCCCAGATCTCCGTCGAGATCGGCCGGGGTGACATTCCGTCCAGCGCCCAGCCGTCCTTCCTGGAAATGGAAGAAAGCCTGTCGGCCGCGCCGGCCGAGGCGTAG